The Sphingobium sp. BYY-5 genome includes a window with the following:
- a CDS encoding sulfite reductase flavoprotein subunit alpha: protein MTRRILFQIHWFLGITAGLVLAVMGVTGASLSFEDEIMATISPGIVTLAPDNIPSLTPDAVIARASAQRDGLRVASLTVEADPARAWQVQFDPVKGKGRRGERSYIDPRNGRLLGQANGATFFRTMEDLHRWLALPGGGNGIGRQITAFSAIALFFFALSGLYLRWPRKPLDWRAWLVLDLRKSGRNLYRALHAVIGGWVVIFYLLSACTGLWWSYDWYRQGMLYALTGQTSRGEAERPGKPQKSAADVSGLSYAWPTVQKAIDNRFESISITLPKGNEPARFRALLPHARHERMTDNLQVDLAQGRILKVERYADRSLGQVIATSMYELHRGAFFGLPGRIILFLTSLAMPLFTVTGFLLYIARRRRKRPLEPLSLDNLPATIDAQATLVVFASQTGGAERLARQTAASLGGARVESLSSIDAALLAQVDRALFVVSTYGEGEPPDGVRRFARQAMATPSDAAHLHYAVLALGDREYPDFCAFGHQVDHWLHAGGAQRLFDMIEVDGEDSDARRQWQQQLAALGARPDVPDWTPARYEPWRLAERRLLNPGSAGGSAWLIALEPNGGPLPDWEAGDIAEILPQNDPIRVAALIETRNDGVEMMVEDHLLAGQLARSILPDSLAPANAIPDLRPLPHREYSVASIPGDGRIELLVRQFIRTDGSLGLGSGWLTQHAPLGAEISLRVRANSGFRAPHGDHPLILIGNGTGLAGLRGHLRQAAARGSKGHWLFFGERNALHDALLADELDARLADRTLARLDRAWSRDPGCGRYVQHLVMEAAETIGEWVDRGAAILVCGSLEGMAPAVDIALRAALGDERLEAMAETGFYRRDIY, encoded by the coding sequence GTGACGCGTCGCATATTGTTCCAGATTCATTGGTTTCTTGGGATCACTGCCGGACTCGTGCTCGCTGTCATGGGCGTAACCGGCGCCTCGCTGAGCTTCGAGGACGAGATCATGGCGACGATCAGTCCCGGCATCGTGACGCTCGCCCCCGACAATATACCCAGTCTCACGCCCGATGCCGTCATCGCCCGCGCCTCTGCCCAACGCGACGGCCTGCGGGTCGCTTCCCTGACGGTGGAGGCTGACCCGGCGCGCGCCTGGCAGGTGCAGTTCGATCCGGTGAAGGGCAAGGGCCGGCGTGGCGAGCGCAGCTATATCGATCCGCGCAATGGCCGTCTCCTGGGTCAGGCCAATGGCGCCACTTTCTTCCGCACGATGGAAGATCTGCATCGTTGGCTCGCCTTGCCGGGCGGTGGCAATGGCATTGGCCGGCAGATCACGGCCTTTTCTGCGATCGCCCTCTTCTTCTTCGCCCTGTCCGGCCTCTATCTGCGCTGGCCACGCAAGCCGCTCGACTGGCGCGCCTGGTTGGTGCTCGACCTGCGCAAGAGCGGCCGCAATCTCTATCGCGCCCTCCATGCCGTGATTGGCGGCTGGGTCGTGATCTTCTATTTGTTGAGCGCCTGCACGGGTCTTTGGTGGTCCTATGACTGGTATCGGCAGGGTATGCTTTATGCGCTGACCGGCCAGACCAGCCGTGGCGAGGCTGAGCGTCCCGGCAAGCCGCAAAAGAGCGCCGCCGATGTGTCCGGCTTGTCGTACGCTTGGCCGACAGTGCAGAAGGCCATAGATAACCGGTTCGAATCCATATCGATCACCTTGCCCAAGGGTAACGAACCGGCGCGCTTCCGGGCTCTTCTGCCCCATGCCCGTCACGAACGGATGACCGACAATCTGCAGGTCGACCTCGCGCAAGGCCGCATCCTCAAGGTCGAACGCTATGCCGACCGAAGCCTGGGACAGGTCATCGCGACATCGATGTACGAACTGCATCGCGGCGCCTTCTTCGGCCTGCCGGGGCGAATCATCCTGTTCCTCACCAGCCTCGCCATGCCGCTCTTCACCGTGACCGGCTTCCTGCTCTACATCGCCCGCCGGCGGCGAAAGAGACCTTTGGAGCCTCTGTCGCTGGACAATCTTCCCGCGACGATCGACGCGCAGGCCACGCTGGTGGTCTTCGCCAGCCAGACCGGCGGCGCGGAACGGCTGGCCCGCCAGACCGCCGCATCGCTGGGCGGCGCGCGCGTGGAATCGCTTTCCTCGATCGACGCTGCGCTGCTAGCACAAGTCGATCGGGCGTTGTTCGTCGTCAGCACCTATGGCGAAGGCGAACCGCCCGACGGCGTCCGTCGCTTCGCGCGGCAGGCGATGGCGACGCCCTCGGATGCCGCGCATCTCCATTATGCCGTGCTGGCGCTGGGCGATCGGGAATATCCCGATTTCTGCGCCTTCGGTCATCAGGTCGATCATTGGCTCCATGCCGGTGGCGCACAGCGCCTGTTCGACATGATCGAAGTGGATGGAGAGGATAGTGACGCCCGGCGGCAATGGCAGCAGCAACTGGCCGCACTCGGCGCGCGTCCCGATGTTCCTGACTGGACACCGGCGCGCTACGAACCCTGGCGATTGGCCGAACGACGCCTGCTCAATCCCGGCAGCGCGGGCGGCAGCGCCTGGCTGATCGCACTGGAACCCAATGGCGGACCGCTGCCCGATTGGGAAGCGGGTGACATTGCCGAAATCCTGCCGCAAAATGATCCGATACGGGTCGCCGCCCTGATCGAAACGCGGAATGATGGCGTGGAAATGATGGTCGAAGACCATCTCCTTGCCGGTCAGCTAGCCCGCAGCATCCTGCCCGACTCTCTCGCGCCGGCGAATGCCATACCGGACCTGCGCCCCCTGCCCCATCGGGAATATTCGGTCGCCTCCATTCCCGGCGATGGCCGGATCGAATTGTTGGTGCGACAATTCATCCGCACCGACGGCAGCCTGGGCCTGGGTTCGGGCTGGCTGACCCAGCATGCGCCTCTGGGGGCGGAGATCAGCCTGCGCGTCCGCGCCAATAGCGGTTTTCGCGCACCCCACGGGGATCACCCGCTGATCTTGATCGGCAACGGCACGGGCCTTGCCGGACTGCGCGGCCATCTGCGCCAGGCAGCGGCCAGAGGCAGCAAGGGCCATTGGCTTTTCTTCGGTGAACGCAACGCTCTCCATGATGCCCTTCTGGCCGACGAACTGGATGCCCGGCTGGCCGACCGCACGCTTGCCCGGCTCGACCGTGCCTGGTCGCGTGATCCCGGTTGTGGTCGCTATGTCCAGCATCTCGTGATGGAAGCTGCAGAAACCATTGGCGAGTGGGTCGATCGGGGCGCCGCCATCCTGGTTTGCGGCAGCCTGGAGGGGATGGCCCCCGCAGTCGACATCGCCCTGCGTGCGGCGCTGGGCGATGAACGGCTCGAAGCAATGGCCGAGACCGGTTTCTATCGCCGCGACATTTACTGA
- a CDS encoding alginate export family protein translates to MIIRPLWGLAALACATPAMATAPPSDSAPETPPPASYPAAAQSDGATVNGYNLSRWAEDWRVYRDPAKRDDLLDRLKYIPIAADGDIYLTLSGEARLRMNLTSNPQLIEGPEQRQDIVRLVAGADLHVGDHLRFYGEVAHGQIGGKNIGTPSGTFSNSFVYQQYFAEAKTRIDNVELGVRYGRQEFTDGPNLLISQRDNNTIRFVLNGARTWVRTPTMRATLFDFETTDLGNGGLGDDVPDRNRRFSGVSAGFVVPQQWLGGSKLFFDPFFWRRRNRVGTWGGVIAPAVRYYAGARLWGDVGRLNLDWTLVHQYGEFQDRPIRAWQAFFAQNWRLGKDKAAPKIGVHVDYGSGGGGYDKGTLRNAYAPYGNNIYFSYGLFLTATNMIAIAPNVSFNPTDKLRASFEYQFTWRDDEKDAVYRANYTPYVGTETVAGKSVARLARAQLIYNIAPRLTLTTRAEYLKAGTVLRRAGYTDSAFLGSWISFRF, encoded by the coding sequence ATGATAATTCGCCCGCTTTGGGGCCTGGCGGCGCTTGCCTGCGCTACCCCCGCCATGGCGACAGCACCGCCATCCGACAGCGCTCCGGAAACCCCGCCGCCCGCCAGCTACCCCGCCGCGGCGCAGAGCGATGGCGCCACCGTCAACGGCTATAACTTGTCACGCTGGGCCGAAGACTGGCGGGTCTATCGCGATCCTGCTAAGCGCGACGACCTGCTCGACCGGCTGAAATATATACCGATTGCCGCTGACGGCGACATTTATCTGACGCTGAGCGGCGAAGCGCGGCTGCGCATGAACTTGACCAGCAACCCGCAGTTGATCGAAGGGCCGGAACAACGGCAGGACATTGTCCGCCTGGTTGCCGGCGCGGACCTGCATGTCGGCGATCATCTGCGCTTCTATGGGGAGGTTGCCCATGGCCAGATCGGCGGCAAGAATATCGGCACGCCTTCGGGTACGTTCAGCAACAGCTTTGTCTATCAGCAATATTTCGCGGAGGCGAAGACGCGGATCGACAATGTCGAACTGGGCGTAAGATATGGGCGGCAGGAATTCACCGATGGCCCCAATCTGCTGATTTCCCAACGCGACAACAACACCATCCGGTTCGTCCTGAACGGCGCCCGCACCTGGGTGCGTACGCCGACCATGCGCGCGACGCTGTTCGATTTCGAGACCACGGATCTGGGCAATGGCGGCCTGGGCGATGACGTGCCCGACAGGAATCGGCGGTTCAGCGGGGTTTCCGCCGGTTTCGTGGTGCCGCAACAGTGGCTGGGTGGATCGAAGCTGTTCTTCGACCCCTTTTTCTGGCGGCGACGCAACCGCGTCGGCACCTGGGGCGGCGTCATTGCACCGGCAGTACGCTATTATGCGGGCGCGCGGCTCTGGGGCGATGTTGGTCGGCTCAATCTCGACTGGACGCTGGTCCATCAATATGGCGAGTTCCAGGATCGGCCGATCCGTGCCTGGCAGGCCTTTTTTGCGCAGAATTGGCGCCTGGGCAAAGACAAGGCCGCCCCGAAGATTGGCGTGCATGTCGACTATGGCAGCGGCGGCGGAGGCTATGACAAGGGCACGCTGCGCAACGCCTATGCGCCCTACGGCAACAATATCTATTTCAGCTACGGCCTGTTCCTGACCGCCACCAACATGATCGCGATCGCGCCGAATGTCAGCTTCAACCCGACCGACAAGCTGCGCGCGTCCTTCGAATATCAGTTCACATGGCGCGACGATGAGAAGGATGCCGTCTATCGCGCCAATTATACGCCCTATGTCGGGACGGAGACGGTTGCGGGCAAGTCCGTCGCGCGCCTGGCGCGCGCGCAATTGATTTACAACATCGCTCCCCGGCTGACGCTGACGACGCGGGCGGAATATCTCAAGGCCGGCACAGTCCTCCGGCGCGCCGGCTATACCGACTCCGCTTTCCTCGGAAGCTGGATCAGTTTCCGCTTCTAG
- a CDS encoding TonB-dependent siderophore receptor, which yields MAARFLAPSLLALAFGSIMPAHAAEAAADNIIITARAQTLYRVQDTEVGKVPANPLDMPQSVQVINSDMIEDQGARDIRDLYRNVPGLSANNYATVTFRGFRQDTTYYDGLRGDPFQTFSVPQLFTIDRVEFLKGPAGMLYGAGSPGGTINYVTKKPSETFAANIRAIAGGRSRYGGSGDVTGALDASGAISGRLGLVYEDFDSYRVNASSRTIIADGGLKFRLDENTSLTVQITDYDQDLPGNRLRGIPVDANGNFLTYRSWNHNEPGDFIRYNGLVSQARLDSKLSEAVSFNVAGRWFRYREHQEYHEPVALRDTDADGIFDSITREFRAQRRNVEGLSFGSNFVVKTNTGPINHTILLGGDWYREDANSRLQSSRNVPMLSLNDPQYGTANPIDLSTLPITRSDARVTRYGVYVQDQIGFGDHIILVGGVRRDWFKDEDHIAGTQADASATTWRGGAIYKPRKDVSLYFNWSQSFEPQSVANQSPLVGGPFSPETGNQIEAGAKTDLLDGRIQATAALYRIVRRNVLQIDDNQDAVNGVDQMAPVGEVTSKGIELTLTADITRNWLVSGSYAYNDTRITGSAEGQSIDNSVGDRFPNAPRHQAGFWTRYQIPAIDTAIAFGGQHVSSQLDRSGDRLKPFTIFDTTLTKSFAFAEVKLRIENIFDKYYAVSGFTGPKGAYIGNARSWFIELRKRF from the coding sequence ATGGCAGCCCGTTTTCTGGCCCCGTCCCTTCTTGCCCTTGCTTTTGGCAGCATCATGCCCGCTCACGCCGCAGAAGCGGCTGCCGACAACATCATCATCACCGCCCGCGCCCAGACGCTCTATCGCGTGCAGGATACGGAGGTGGGCAAGGTTCCGGCCAATCCGCTCGACATGCCGCAGTCGGTACAGGTCATCAACAGCGACATGATAGAGGATCAGGGCGCTCGCGACATTCGCGACCTTTACCGCAATGTGCCTGGCCTCAGCGCCAATAACTACGCCACCGTCACCTTCCGCGGCTTCCGCCAGGACACGACCTATTATGACGGGCTGCGCGGCGATCCGTTCCAGACCTTCTCCGTGCCGCAACTCTTCACCATCGACCGGGTGGAGTTTCTGAAAGGCCCGGCCGGTATGCTCTACGGCGCAGGATCACCAGGCGGAACGATCAACTATGTGACCAAGAAGCCAAGCGAGACCTTCGCCGCCAATATCCGGGCCATCGCCGGCGGGCGTAGCCGCTATGGCGGATCGGGCGACGTTACCGGGGCGCTCGACGCCAGCGGTGCGATCAGCGGTCGCCTCGGCCTTGTCTACGAGGATTTCGACAGTTACCGCGTAAACGCCAGCAGCAGGACGATCATCGCCGATGGCGGCCTTAAATTCCGGCTGGACGAAAACACCAGCCTGACGGTGCAGATCACCGACTATGACCAGGATCTTCCCGGCAACCGGCTGCGTGGGATTCCCGTGGACGCGAATGGCAATTTCCTGACCTACCGTAGCTGGAACCACAATGAACCGGGTGATTTCATCCGCTATAATGGCCTCGTCAGTCAGGCCCGGCTGGACAGCAAATTGTCCGAAGCGGTGTCCTTCAACGTCGCGGGCCGCTGGTTCCGCTATCGCGAGCATCAGGAATATCATGAACCGGTCGCCCTGCGCGACACCGATGCCGACGGCATCTTTGACAGCATCACCCGCGAATTCCGCGCCCAGCGACGCAATGTCGAAGGACTGTCCTTCGGCTCCAATTTCGTGGTCAAGACGAACACCGGCCCGATCAATCACACCATCCTGCTGGGCGGCGACTGGTATCGGGAGGATGCGAACAGCCGTCTGCAATCAAGCCGGAATGTGCCAATGCTGTCGCTGAACGACCCGCAATATGGCACGGCAAACCCGATCGACCTGTCGACCTTGCCGATTACGCGAAGCGACGCCCGTGTGACCCGCTACGGCGTCTATGTTCAAGACCAGATCGGCTTCGGCGATCATATCATCCTGGTCGGCGGCGTCCGGCGCGACTGGTTCAAGGACGAGGATCATATCGCCGGGACCCAGGCGGACGCCAGCGCCACGACCTGGCGCGGCGGTGCGATCTACAAGCCGCGCAAGGACGTCTCGCTCTATTTCAACTGGTCGCAATCCTTCGAACCGCAAAGCGTGGCCAACCAGTCGCCATTGGTGGGCGGCCCCTTCTCGCCCGAAACCGGGAACCAGATCGAGGCGGGCGCCAAGACCGACCTGCTCGACGGCCGTATCCAGGCGACGGCGGCCCTCTATCGCATCGTCCGGCGCAACGTGCTGCAAATCGACGACAACCAGGATGCCGTCAATGGCGTGGATCAAATGGCGCCAGTCGGTGAAGTGACCAGCAAGGGCATCGAACTGACTCTGACCGCTGATATCACCCGCAACTGGCTTGTGTCGGGCAGCTATGCCTATAATGACACGCGCATCACCGGCAGTGCCGAAGGCCAATCGATCGACAATAGCGTCGGCGATCGTTTTCCCAACGCACCACGGCACCAGGCCGGCTTCTGGACCCGCTATCAGATCCCCGCGATAGACACGGCCATCGCCTTTGGCGGCCAGCATGTGTCCAGCCAACTGGATCGTTCGGGCGACCGGTTGAAGCCTTTCACCATCTTCGATACGACGCTCACCAAGAGTTTCGCCTTTGCCGAGGTGAAGTTGCGTATCGAGAATATCTTCGACAAATATTATGCCGTGTCCGGCTTCACCGGTCCCAAGGGCGCCTATATCGGCAATGCGCGCAGTTGGTTCATCGAATTGCGCAAGCGGTTCTGA
- a CDS encoding sigma-54 dependent transcriptional regulator, whose amino-acid sequence MNDAPSILLIDDDDALRTALAQSFELADLPVQCFADAGAALARLDAGFDGAIISDIRMPRIDGLELFRRIAAIDHQIPVILMTGHGDVSMAVSALKQGVFDFIAKPFATDHLIAAARRALEMRQLVLDNRRLRAAADESAAGEPLIGESPAMVRLRENMRQIADADVDVLIEGETGTGKELVATLLHRWSRRRGRPFVAINCAALPDTIAEADLFGQEGRAQLTQSGRIARAHRGTLFLDEIESSPARLQGSLLRVLEEREIHPVGADQPQPLDTRVIAATKPGIETSVAEGRFRADLLYRLDMVRLRIPPLRDRREDVPLLFGYLLHQAAEQMGREAPQVGAEVRARLTEHDWPGNVRELANYAKRILLGMQTDGRETEQHMPLSQRIERYEAAVIRKVLERVHGDARSAMAELHLPRKTFYDKLNRHGIEIGDYR is encoded by the coding sequence ATGAACGACGCTCCTTCCATCCTGCTGATCGACGACGACGATGCATTGCGCACGGCGCTCGCCCAATCCTTCGAACTGGCCGACCTGCCGGTGCAATGCTTTGCCGACGCGGGGGCGGCGCTGGCCCGGCTGGACGCTGGTTTCGACGGCGCCATCATCTCCGACATCCGTATGCCGCGCATCGACGGGCTGGAACTGTTCCGCCGCATCGCCGCCATCGACCATCAGATCCCCGTCATCCTGATGACCGGCCATGGCGACGTGTCCATGGCGGTGTCGGCGCTCAAGCAAGGTGTGTTCGATTTCATCGCCAAGCCTTTCGCCACCGATCACCTGATCGCGGCTGCACGGAGGGCGCTGGAGATGCGGCAATTGGTGCTCGACAATCGCCGCCTGCGCGCCGCGGCGGACGAGAGTGCGGCGGGCGAACCGCTGATCGGCGAAAGCCCCGCCATGGTGCGCCTGCGCGAGAATATGCGCCAGATCGCGGATGCCGATGTCGACGTGCTGATCGAGGGCGAAACCGGAACGGGCAAGGAACTGGTGGCGACGCTGCTGCATCGCTGGAGCCGGCGACGGGGCCGTCCCTTCGTTGCGATCAACTGCGCAGCGCTCCCCGACACCATCGCCGAAGCGGACCTGTTCGGGCAGGAGGGGCGAGCGCAACTCACGCAGTCCGGCCGTATCGCCCGCGCCCATCGCGGCACCCTGTTCCTTGACGAGATCGAAAGCAGCCCCGCGCGGCTCCAAGGCTCATTGTTGCGCGTGCTGGAGGAACGGGAAATCCACCCCGTTGGTGCGGACCAGCCGCAGCCGCTCGACACGCGCGTGATCGCCGCGACCAAGCCCGGCATCGAGACGAGCGTTGCGGAGGGGCGTTTCCGTGCCGACCTGCTCTACCGGCTCGACATGGTGCGGCTGCGCATCCCGCCGCTGCGTGACAGGCGGGAAGATGTGCCGTTGCTGTTCGGTTATCTGCTACATCAGGCGGCGGAACAGATGGGGCGTGAAGCTCCACAGGTCGGCGCCGAGGTGCGCGCCAGGCTGACCGAGCATGACTGGCCCGGCAATGTGCGCGAGCTCGCCAACTATGCCAAACGCATCCTGCTGGGTATGCAAACGGACGGAAGAGAGACAGAGCAGCATATGCCGTTAAGCCAGCGTATCGAACGCTATGAAGCCGCCGTCATCCGCAAGGTGCTGGAACGGGTTCATGGCGATGCACGATCGGCGATGGCCGAACTGCATCTGCCCAGGAAAACCTTCTACGACAAACTCAACCGTCACGGGATCGAGATTGGGGATTATCGGTAA
- a CDS encoding ATP-binding protein — MTVSRFLRLWPLLLVAVAMLAACLLFADRYGQAMRDQFLADQRSDAAVQTRSMLRLLESELQKFRLIPVVLGEYSDVRAALQSDHVDAALNDKLALLADKTGAAAIYVLNASGMSVAASNARQPNSFLGQDYSFRPYYQLGWRKGGGEYFALGTVSHRPGLYLSRRVEGPNGPIGVIVVKMEFDAIERAWADRQAWTFVADQNGILLLSSDPARRFHGLHPVSPALRARIQRALQFGNAPLQPLGLTLASDGSTRLRDGSQAMTASLAVPVAGWRLYHVTPIDTGLAAAAQRTQIATYLFAALLLLLFAALFWITARRRRTVRDRILLKREVALRTEALAHEMEARTLADRRYRQAREELAHANRLGTLGTISAGVAHEINQPVATIRTFAENAALFLGRNQPDKAGANLREIVAMTDRIGSITAQLRRYARRGVGEIGPVPLIDAIEGVRLLVADRFRSAGVRLTLPRPDTALKVRAGRVRLEQVLVNLLHNALEAVGDQSNGWVEVTLADHDDRLFLDVRDSGPGIAEALRDDIFMPFATSKPSGLGLGLHIARDIMVEFGGALDHIANDPHTMFRMTLVKA; from the coding sequence ATGACCGTTTCGCGATTTCTGCGCCTGTGGCCGCTGCTCCTTGTCGCCGTGGCGATGCTGGCAGCCTGCCTGCTGTTTGCCGATCGCTATGGGCAGGCTATGCGCGACCAGTTTCTGGCGGACCAGCGCAGCGATGCTGCGGTACAGACCCGGTCGATGCTGCGCCTGCTGGAATCGGAGTTGCAGAAATTCCGTCTCATTCCAGTCGTCCTTGGTGAATATTCCGATGTCCGGGCTGCGCTGCAATCGGACCATGTCGACGCAGCACTCAACGACAAGCTGGCCCTGCTCGCCGACAAGACCGGCGCAGCGGCAATCTATGTCCTCAATGCATCGGGCATGTCGGTTGCCGCATCCAATGCGCGCCAGCCCAACAGCTTCCTTGGCCAGGACTATAGCTTCCGTCCTTATTATCAGCTTGGCTGGCGTAAGGGCGGCGGTGAATATTTTGCCCTGGGCACGGTCAGCCACCGACCCGGCCTTTATCTATCGCGCCGGGTGGAAGGGCCGAATGGACCGATCGGGGTCATCGTCGTCAAGATGGAGTTCGACGCGATCGAGCGCGCCTGGGCGGATCGGCAGGCCTGGACCTTCGTCGCCGACCAGAATGGCATATTGTTGTTGAGCAGCGATCCTGCCCGCCGTTTCCATGGGCTGCATCCAGTTTCACCGGCGTTGCGCGCCCGTATCCAGCGCGCGCTTCAATTCGGCAACGCGCCGCTGCAACCGCTGGGGTTGACCCTCGCGTCCGATGGCAGCACCCGCCTGCGTGACGGCAGTCAGGCGATGACGGCCAGCCTGGCGGTCCCGGTAGCCGGCTGGCGGCTCTACCATGTCACGCCGATCGATACGGGATTGGCGGCAGCCGCGCAGCGAACGCAGATTGCGACCTATTTGTTCGCCGCCTTGCTGCTCCTGCTCTTCGCCGCCCTCTTCTGGATCACGGCACGCCGCCGCCGGACGGTGCGCGACCGCATCCTGCTCAAGCGGGAAGTGGCGCTGCGGACCGAAGCGCTTGCCCATGAGATGGAGGCGCGCACGCTGGCCGATCGCCGCTATCGCCAGGCGCGCGAGGAGCTTGCCCATGCCAACCGGCTGGGGACACTTGGCACCATCTCGGCCGGGGTGGCGCATGAAATCAACCAGCCGGTCGCGACGATCCGCACCTTTGCCGAAAATGCCGCCCTGTTCCTGGGGCGCAACCAACCCGACAAGGCCGGCGCCAACCTGCGCGAGATCGTCGCGATGACTGACCGGATCGGCAGCATCACCGCACAATTGCGCCGCTACGCCCGGCGGGGCGTGGGCGAGATCGGGCCAGTGCCTCTGATCGACGCTATCGAGGGAGTCCGCCTGCTGGTGGCGGATCGGTTCCGCAGCGCAGGCGTTCGGCTGACCCTGCCCCGGCCCGATACCGCACTGAAAGTCCGTGCGGGCCGCGTCCGGCTGGAACAGGTATTGGTGAATTTGCTCCATAATGCGCTGGAGGCCGTGGGGGATCAGTCGAATGGCTGGGTGGAAGTCACGCTGGCGGACCATGATGACCGGCTGTTCCTGGACGTGCGCGACAGCGGGCCGGGCATAGCCGAAGCGTTGCGCGACGACATCTTCATGCCCTTCGCTACTTCCAAACCGAGCGGCCTGGGTCTGGGGCTTCATATCGCGCGCGACATCATGGTCGAATTTGGCGGCGCGCTAGACCATATCGCCAACGATCCGCACACCATGTTTCGCATGACATTGGTAAAGGCATGA
- a CDS encoding dicarboxylate/amino acid:cation symporter, whose amino-acid sequence MIEQNFPTAVAQPRKGGLASQLYVQVLVAIMAGAALGHFWPSYGEALKPLGDAFIKLVKMIIAPVIFLTIVTGIAGMKELGSVGRVAGKAFAYFLTFSTLALVVGLIVANLVRPGAGMNINPATLDGAAVADYAAKAHDSTLTGFLLDIIPTTLVGAFTGGNILQILLIAILFGISISLVGEPAQPVVRFLERVSLIVFKLVSILMRAAPIGAFGAIAFTIGKYGVGSLVNLGALVATFYLTSILFVTVVLGTVARLTGFSIFKLLRYLKAELLLVLGTSSSEAALPNLIEKMERAGCEKSVVGLVVPTGYSFNLDGTNIYMTLAALFIAQATGVELTLGQEILLLGVAMLSSKGAAGVTGAGFITLAATLSIVPTVPVAGMALILGVDRFMSECRSLTNFIGNAVATIVVARWEGKLDRQKLDDALSGRLPAPVATEAARELAAA is encoded by the coding sequence ATGATCGAACAGAATTTTCCGACCGCTGTTGCGCAACCGCGCAAAGGTGGATTGGCCTCGCAGCTATATGTGCAGGTGCTGGTCGCGATCATGGCGGGCGCGGCGCTTGGCCATTTCTGGCCCAGCTATGGCGAGGCGCTGAAGCCGCTCGGCGACGCCTTCATCAAGCTGGTGAAGATGATTATCGCGCCGGTCATCTTCCTGACCATCGTCACGGGCATCGCGGGCATGAAGGAACTGGGATCGGTCGGTCGCGTGGCGGGCAAGGCTTTTGCCTATTTCCTGACCTTCTCGACCCTGGCACTGGTAGTGGGCCTGATCGTCGCCAATCTGGTTCGTCCCGGCGCGGGGATGAACATCAATCCGGCGACGCTCGATGGCGCGGCGGTCGCGGATTATGCGGCCAAGGCGCATGATAGCACGCTGACGGGTTTCCTGCTGGACATCATTCCCACCACGCTGGTGGGTGCCTTCACCGGCGGCAATATCCTTCAGATCCTGTTGATCGCTATCCTGTTTGGCATTTCGATCAGCCTGGTCGGTGAACCGGCCCAACCCGTCGTGCGCTTCCTGGAGCGGGTCAGCCTGATCGTCTTCAAGCTGGTGTCGATATTGATGCGGGCCGCTCCGATTGGCGCGTTCGGCGCGATCGCCTTCACCATCGGCAAATATGGCGTCGGCAGCCTCGTCAATCTGGGGGCGCTGGTGGCGACCTTCTACCTGACGTCGATACTCTTCGTGACCGTCGTGCTGGGCACGGTGGCGCGGCTCACCGGCTTTTCCATCTTCAAGTTGCTACGCTACCTTAAGGCGGAACTGCTGCTGGTGCTGGGCACTTCCTCATCCGAAGCTGCGTTGCCCAACCTGATCGAAAAGATGGAGCGGGCGGGCTGCGAAAAGTCGGTCGTCGGTCTGGTCGTGCCGACCGGTTACAGCTTCAACCTGGACGGCACCAATATCTACATGACCTTGGCGGCGCTGTTCATCGCGCAGGCCACTGGGGTTGAACTGACGCTTGGCCAGGAAATATTGTTGCTGGGCGTGGCGATGCTGTCATCCAAGGGAGCGGCTGGCGTCACCGGTGCGGGTTTCATTACGCTCGCCGCGACGCTTTCCATCGTGCCGACCGTGCCAGTCGCGGGCATGGCGTTGATCCTGGGTGTCGACCGGTTCATGAGCGAATGCCGCAGCCTTACCAATTTCATCGGCAATGCGGTGGCGACCATCGTCGTTGCCCGCTGGGAGGGCAAGCTGGACCGGCAGAAGCTGGACGATGCGCTGTCGGGCCGCCTGCCTGCGCCTGTCGCCACGGAAGCGGCGCGGGAACTGGCGGCCGCCTGA